CCTGTTTTAACAATGTCAGCAATACGCCCATCAATAATCACGCTCGTGTCAAGTATTTTATAATTCACTGGCTCGGGAGAACGACTAACCTTACCTTCCTTTTGTTTGTCTGCTTTATCCGCTTTGTCCCCTCTGTCACGAAATTTAGGAAGAAAATTAAGAAATCCCAGCACATCCTCTTTTCGCTTCATTCCAATCGTTAAACCTAGGTAACCCAAGAAGAGACTTAGCAGCACCGCCAATAGTGGTCCAAGAAACGGAATGCTAATAAATGAATTACTGAATAAACTTGAAATAATAAGTCCGATAATTCCCCCAACGGCCCCACTCATAAGATCATGCGTGGGGACCCCGGTCAACCGAGAATCCAGCCAACGCATTAAGGTGAGAAAAGAACGGATACTAATCGGAGCAACTAAAAAACCAATCAAAGCAAATAAAGCGATCATAGTTGCATATGACCAGATAGGGGACAAGTTCCATCCAAGGGATTGCAAAAGATTAAGGCGCAGAAATAAATAATTAAGATAAAATCCCAACGCCCCCATTAACAGAGTGATGATCCCGCGTATTAAATTGCGAATCATCATTTCACCTCCTTTTAACCTATTCTGACTAAATTCCTTTCCAATTATACGATAAATTCCCCTTAAATTTCAAATTTAAGATAAAATTTATAGCAATTACATTTAATTCAACAAACAGCCAGCAAAAGTCTTCGAGGTGATACAACCCAACGGCTATTAATCAAGACTAAATTAGTACTACTGAAAAGCCTATGCCAAAACTAAGGCCTTTGAAAGCCATTGTCTAACAGCTTCCTCTTCAGACCCCTCCGTCAAAACAAGTTCACTAATCAAAATTTGACAGGCATTTTCGTACATCTTCTTTTCCCCAGTCGAAAGGCCCTTTTCGTTATCCCTTTGTGCGAGACTGCGAACGACATTGGCCACTTCAAAAATATTCCCGCTCTTGATCTTTTCCAGATTAGCACGATAGCGTCGATTCCAGGCTAGGGTTGCCGCCGTATCTTTGGTTCTTAGAACTTCTAACACATCTTTGACCATAGTAGGAGAAATCACTTGTCGTAAACCCAGGTTCTCCACGTTGTTCAATGGAATGAACAACTTCATATTTCCCACTGGTAAATGCATGACATAATATTGGCTTATTTCTCCGAGAACTTCCCGATCCTCAATCGACTCAATTATACCGGCACCATGCATCGGATATACAACTTTGTCTCCAACTTTAAACATTCGGCCACCCCCTTATCTATCATTATAGCAAGGATCATAGCCCGGGTCAAAATTTTAAAATTATATCATACAAGTCTTCAGCCTGTCAATTTCCCATTTTATCCCTCAAAGCTGTTGAAAATTGACAATAGCACAGCCATCTCGGTATAATAGAGATGGCAGAAAGGAGTGAGGAAAGCACACATGGAGCAACTCACTGACCAATTCCAAAGCACGGTAAAATCTCTGTTAATCAGGCATCAAAGCATTTTGGATATCTTGTCCAAGGGGCAAGAAACTTCCGCTCGCGTTAACCGCGCCGTCGTCAAATCGGTAACAAGTTGCGGTTGCCATTCAGTGAATGCGCACAAGAAAACTCTACCCCCCGATGCGAGCCTCGCCGATCTAAAAGATCTCTTGGACAGCCAACTCGAAGGATCCGTTTGCGATAACTGCAGGGACATCATAGAAGCAGAATTGGGTAAACAGCTATTCTATATAGCCGCTCTCTCCAACGCTTTAGAAATTTCACTAAGCGATGTATTTTACCAAGAATATAAAAAACTGCAAACTCTAACCATTTTCAATTTGACGTAAGCTAATTAAGCTCCTGCATTTTGCGGGAGCTTTTCTATATGTACTGTGAGACTCTATACTATAACATTATACGAACGAACAAGAGCCTTCCACCACTCGCGTGTGTGAAAGGCTCTTGTTCGTATTATGTGTCAAAAGAATTTCTCCCAATCTCCATTTCTACGCATACAATACTGAAAGGAGATTGGATGAATGGAGGACTCTTGCACTGAGAGCTGGTTTCACGACGTTGAATTGCATTGTATCACCTCGGCTTCAAATCGATAACTTCTCCAGAAGCATATGGTCTCATGGAGCATTCTCTTAATCTCTTTTTCGTGAGATAATAACGGTAAATCCCAAACACGCTCGCCCCTGCTGCTGCTACTAAAAGGATTCCAAAAGAAGCTATTACAGCTGTAACGATGAAGAATAGAAGCGCAAGGGACCCCAAAATTTTATATAGTTTCGGCATACAAAATCCTCCTTATCACGATTTTCTCAACGACTTCTAAGCTGCTTGATACATTTCATGTTATTGTAATTCCGCTAGTTACAACTGAACCTGAATTATTATTGCCTTATGGTTATTATTATAAAGTATCTTTGTGATCATTTCATGAAATTTGTATGAAGAATATCTATACCTCCGGTAGGTAGCTTTGCAAAATTCCGGAGGTTACTACAAACCGCTACGGAGAACTAGAATCTTTCAACAAAACGGCATGCTTGGTATGCGATCGCAACCGGGCATGCTGTTTTGTTCATAACTCCTTTAAAGATATTTCCCCGCTTCTCTGATGCTCAGAGGAAATAATCTTGTATCCCTCAAAATCGCTCAACCCATTCTTTTTTAGTTTTAGAATATTCTCTAAGGGACCATCCTATTGCCTTTTTATAAAAATTCCTTCGTCTGTAGCCATTTTCAATGCATATTCTTCATTCCTTTAGCGTGCGTAAAAATATTCAAATAGTTCCATGATTCTCCCCTATTCTTAAATGCAATTTCAGCTGGCTCTCAGTTTTCATTCAGACCCAATTCAGCTTGATGTTGTATTCTAAGTAAAATTCAATAATAAACACTAGTTTGCAAACTACAAACTAGTGTTTATTTTACCTTGATCGCTCATTAATTACCTAATTTAATCAAGAAAGTATAAACGGAATTTCTGAATAAGCGAGGTGGAATAGGACGATGACACTATCCTTAACTACGCCTAGAAGGAGCTTTAGAGAGCTAAAGAAACATGCGAGCCAATTGACTGGAGTTGACGCAAAGTATGGATCAGTTAATAAAGAAGACTATTTCAAATACACAATACGATACCTTACCAAAAACGTTGCATCAGGCCTCCCATGATTCCTTAACGAATCTTCCCAATCGATATTTTCTAGAGAAATCCCAAACGGTGATTGACAACGCTCTGAACAAAACCATCGTGGTGCCTTATTGTTTATTGATATCGATAATTTTAAGTCATTAATGATACCTATGGTCATTCGATTGGCGATGAAGTCTTGATTAAGCTCAGTAATACCATGAGTGCCCATGCCGAGAAAACACATATGATCGCCAGGCTTGGCGGAGACGAATTTGCGGTATTACTAAGTGAGTCAACCATGGAAAGCGCAACACGAATTGCCGAAGCCATCAGGACAGGTCTACATATCTTCATCAATTATCGGGGCGTTCTCTTGGATATAAGGTTTTATTACCTTCATCGAAGACAGTATTCGAAAGAGTGGGATAGACCCAGCCCATTTGGGGTTTGAAATCACTGAAACTACAGCGATTCGCGATTCACCCCAGAGCGAAACATGGATAAAACGAATAAAACTGTTGGATTTAAATTCGCCCTAGACGATTTTGGCGTAGGGTTTTCTTCGTTCTCTTACTTAAGTGATCTACCGGTAGATTACCTAAAAATCGATGGTTCCTTTGTTAGAAACTTGGACAAAGATCCAACCCAAAGGGCTCTGATTCAGGCCATTATTGCGGTTGCCCACGTGTTGGGGAAACAAACGATTGCTGAATTCGTGAAAATAAGATTACTTCAAGAACTGAAGGTCGATTGTTGTCAGGGCTACTATATTGGCAAGCCAAAGTTCTTAGAATAAACGTTGGTACGATCTGTCGACCGTCGTATCTGAGGTTGTCGTTCAGTTAGATATAGAATGTGATGAGGAGCTGAAGGTTTTGAGATTGACTGTAAGAAAAAAACTAACGTTTGGATTCGGCATTGTTCTCCTACTCTTGGTAATAGTCGCAGGTGGAAACATGAATATGCAAAAGAAGATTTCGGGCATGACAACGACCAGTGTTCAGATAATGGGTAATAAAGCATTGGCGGAGAACATTAAATACTCAATTGCGAATACCAACGCTACAGGAGCTTACTATTTGCAATCCAAAACTCAGCAAGAGGCTGATGTTTACTTAAAAAACAAGAATCAGGCTGTCACCGAGACTACAAATTTAGTGAATGAATTAAGACAAAAGACCGAGGGGAGTAAAGGGGTAGCATTCCTTGATGCGGTGTTAAAGGACTACTCAATCTATGTTAACGATACTACCCAAGCGTATCAGGCTTTTCAGGCCAGCACTCGAGTGGATACGGACGGGAAAACGTTGGTCAAAGACGAACAAGGTGTGAAAAAAGCACAACAGCTTTATTATGCTGCAACGACGGAACCAGCCATCAACAATGCTACAAGCTATTTGGCTTGGCTTCAAGTAACGATGGAAGAGAATCAAAAACAGCTCAGCAACTTGCAGACTCAAAATGATACGATTACTACGATTCTTACCTTCATTGGCTTGGTTCTAGGAAGTCTAATCGCTTTCTTCATCTCCAAAAATATGCTGAAGTCATTGACCTTATTGAGAGAAGCTACGGCAAAAATTGCGAAAGGTAACCTTTCCGAAGAGATGATCGTGAACTCTAAGGATGAATATGGAGAAGTGGCTGAGGACTTTAACAAAATGACGCTGGATCTGCACAGGCTGGTCAAAGAAGTCGTTGACACCGCCAGTACTTTAGGAGCAACGGGCGAGGAACTCTTAGCTGTGGCAGAGGAAGCAACTTCTTCAAGTGAGCAAGTTTCCAACACTTTAGGCCAACTCGCAGCAGGTGCAACAGACCAAGCAGTGTCGGTTGGGGATACTAGTAGAATTATTGAACAGTTGTCGATCAATGCCCAACGAGTAGCAGCGAATGCCGAGAACGTTAGTCAAAGTAGTGCCAAGGCAGCACAGGCTGCTGAAGTAGGTGCCCTCCAATCAGAGCATGCCGTGCAAAAAATCGAACAGATTCGGGAAGGCGCTAGCCAATCAGCCCTAGTGATTTCTCAGTTGGGAGATCAATCCGCTCAGATCGGTCAAATCGTGGATGTGATTAAAGGGATTGCTGATCAAACAAATTTGCTTGCTTTGAACGCTGCTATTGAGGCAGCACGTGCCGGAGAACATGGTAAAGGATTTGCTGTTGTCGCTGATGAAGTTCGAAAGTTAGCGGAACAATCATCGTCGTCTGCAACCCAGATCGCAACTCTCATCGGTAATATTCAGCGAGACACTGATCGGGCTGTCGTAGGAATGGAGGGTGCCAAGGCTGAAGTGGCCGCAGGTGTCGAGGCCGTCACTCTTGCAGGACAATCGTTCCACACCATTGTCGTCGAGGTTAACACAGTCGTCGAGCAAATTCGGCAAGTCACAGCGGCTGCTCAAGAAATGGCCAATGGAACTGTCCAAGCCGTCAAATCAATCGAGAGCATTGGCGTTATTGCTGAGCAAACTGCTGCCAGCACAGAAGAGGTTTCCGCTGCATCGCAGGAACAAGCGGCTACGATGATATCGGTGAGCCACTCTGCAGACGCCCTGGCTAGGCTGGGGGAAAGCCTAACGAATGCTGTTGCCAAATTTAAGGTTTAATCAACTTCTTAAAGCATTCTCTTCATTTCTCATCGCATAAAAACATTCAAATACTTCTATGATTCTCACCCTCATTAATAAATACAATTTCAGCTAAGACTTCATTACTCATTCGCTTGATTTTTCGAAAGGCCCCAGTGCAGTGGGCGAGTGAGTGACGAGGGTAACTTTGTGCTAGTATCCCCCTTTGCTGCGTTGAGTTGGGCTTGGGTGAGAAAGATACCCTTGGTAAGGTCAGCTCCTCTGAGGTCAGCGTCACGGAAATCCGCCCCTATGAAATCAGCCCCACTCAGGTCGGTTCCTCTAAGGTCAGCAGCAATAAGATAGGCTCCTCTCAAATTAGCTCCTCTGAGGTCGTTTCTTCTGAGGTCAGCAGCAATAAGGTCGGCTCCTCGACCGAAGGTCTTCTGACGCCCCGAATAAGTCTTATACCCGCGACGAGCTTCAGCTCGCACAAGTTCACTGGTCTTTAAGAGCAGAGTATTAACATCTGCTCTATGTACTGCCACGTCTAGTTCCATGAGAGAGCCGGGGCTGAGGTGAGTGAGACATTCCGTCTCGTCGAGCATGGAGCTGAGCGCACCATGGATAGAATGGGCTGGTTGTAACGTCAGTGCTTCTGTTAGATACCAGAGTAACTCATGGAGTTGCCGCATGATTAGGAACACCTCGAACATTTGTTTTCCTGATTCCGGGACTTTCCGCCAGTCGTATCCACAGAAGCAGACTTGGGAAACCTTTTGCCCCGCGCCAAAGCAATCAAAAGCAATGCAGCCTTTAAGGCCCCGTTCACTGAGGCTTTTATGAACACAACAGCGAAAATCTGGTTGCAGGTTGAGGCAAGGCTGACCTGCGTCCTTGTCGAGTGGGAAGCCTTCCGAAGCTGAAAAGTAAAGTGCGACGCAGCACAAACCGAAACAGTTTTCGCAGCCAGCTCGCAAATTGCTGCGACTCTTATCAGAGAAAGGAACTAAATACTCGTGATTCTCGGACAATATCTGGTTCCCCTTGTTTTCATATGGATATTTCATATCCATTCACCTCACATTGGCAAAGTATAAAAAATCTCTATTGCAGATATTCTTACGTTATCTATGCTATCATTTTTTCAGGGCCATAACAGTAAGTGGCAATGGCTATTATTCCGTTCCATTCATGAAAAAAGAGCGCTATTGACTATGTAAATCCGTTGTGCAGATCTGCTTTAAGTCTTAGCGCTTGTCATTATTTTTATTGAAAGCTCATCACTTCAGTATTTGAATTAAGAATATACCTATTGTTATACAAATCATTATTACTTGTAATTTTCCATACCAACATTACCATTAGATTTTCCAATGATGAACGAATTTTACAAGATTAGAATCACTCTATACAGATTCTAAAACTGCTTTAACATTTTTTAATTCCTGAGGAATTTGGATACCTTGTGGACAATGGGTTTCACATTTACCACACTCCTCGCAATTTGAGGCTTTTTGCTGAGGAGTAAGCCACACATTATAGGCTTCCTCTTTGCCAAACATATGATGATTGTTGTACATAGCGAAACAGCTGGGGATGTTCACTCCCATAGGACATGGCATACAATACCCGCAAGCAGTGCAATTAACCTTAATTTTTTCCTTAAAAATAGCTTTAACTTGTTCAATAACATCCACGTCTTTTGCTGATAGAGAGTTCGCCTCAGCTTCATTGGCTGATTTCAAGTTTTCTGTCACTTGATCCATGGTATTCATGCCACTTAATACCACGGATACTTCAGAATGATTCCAGACCCATCTTAAGGCCCAATCAACCGGTGTTCTTTTGACATCCGCCTGTTCAAAAGCGTTCTGCACATCTTCCGGAAGATTGCCGGCAAGTTTACCCCCTCTAATGGGTTCCATAATTGAGATACCTAAACCTTTTTGAGCCGCATAGTCCAAGCCTTCTTTTCCTGCCTGAAACTTCTCGTCTAAATAATTATATTGTATCTGACAGAATGACCAATCATAATAATCGACGACTTCTTTAAACAAGTCAATTTTATCATGGAATGAAAATCCTGCATGGCCTATTCTCCCATCCTTTATGGCTTGGTCTAAGAATTCGACAATACCGATTTCTTTCAACGTAGACCACACTCGACTATTGATACTATGTACTAAATAGAAATCAATAAAGTCCGTTTCAAGCCGCTCTAACTGCTCATTTAAATATCGATCCATATCTTCTCTTGTTTTTATCAGCCAACTAGGAAGCTTGGTCGCTATTTTTACTTTTTCTCTGTATCCATTTTTCAACGCTTTCGCTACAAAAAGTTCACTCTGCCCACCTTTTTCCATACCTTTACCGTGATAAGGATAAGCTGTGTCTATATAGTTTACCCCTTCATCAATTGCATGATGAACTAATTTCATGGCTAGCTCTTCATCGATTTTGGTAGAATCTCCTCCTGGAAGAATAGGGAGCCTCATACACCCGAATCCTAAACTTGAGACCATCTCATTTGTCTTTCCAAACCTTCTATATAACATGATAATCCTCCATCTATGGTTTATTCTAGTTTGTTTCGCGAAGTCTCTACAGATAGACTGATAGTATTATACTATTCAAAGACGATCTTGCAAAATGATACTGACCTTCGCCCGTATCCATACACCCCAGTTGCCTAAGAAAACGTGGCACCTTGCCTAAATCTGATAAGGCTCCACGATATCGTCAGCGATCTCTGCCGCGTGGCCAAAGTGGTTAGTATAGATTGTAAATAACAAACAGAAGATTTAGATGATGGAACGTTAAACGAAGTAAATGCCGGGAAGTTATTAACGAAGTATAGTGGGGAATTATAAAATAACAAAGAAATTACCCCGCAGCAGATGAGGTATACGGGGTAATTTGGAAATTACTGTACAGTCGTTGCTGTGCCTGGAGTTGAAGCTGGAACAGTCGTGGTGGATTGAGTTGTTGAAGGGGACGTTGATGGGGGAGCTGCGGGTGTCTTTAGATCTTGGTCAACTTTCTGCAGGTCTGCTAATACTTTTTGCATAGCGGGAATTTTAGTTTGGATGTCAGTTTGGAGCTTCTGTAAATCAGTTTGTATTCCCTGGACGTTTTTGGTTTGGTGATCACTATGATATTGCTGCCAATCCGTTAAACATATCTTGGCAATAGTCTCCACACCTGCAATGTCGTCTTGCAAAGGAATCATATCGTTGAGAGCGGCCAAAAGAGCGGTATAGTTCTTTGCCTGTCGGTCAGCCTTTAGCTGTTGCCGGACCTGGTCTCTTGTGGTATGAATCTGCGCGCGAATTTGTACCTCTTGTTTTTGAAGATCGCGAACAGGTCCCATATATTGCTGGAACTGCTCTTGATTTTGGAGCTTAGTGATTTCATTTTGAAGTCGTTCTTTGGCTTTCGTTGTTTTGTCCGTGGGGGACTGACTAGTCGGTGCCTGGGTTGCATTTGTAGTTGACGAATTGTCATCAGCAAGTACAGGGACCGTTAATGTAAGGAGTAACGTAAACGTTGTTGCGACTGCAATCAATTTTTTCATGGGATACCCTCCTACAAATTAAAGATTTCCTAAGCTTTTGTCGAGAGAATCTAACGCTTTGTCCAACAATTGAAGATGCTGGTCAATCTTTTGGTCGACTTCAGCCTGGCCTTGAGTTGTTTTAGTGTTTATACTTTGAACTTGGGCTTGTTGTTGTGCAATGCTTCCACTTGAAGATGAGCCACTTTGTTGATTTGAGGACTGATCCACCGGCGAATTTACAGGTTGGCTCGACTTTGAAACATTACTTTTGGCTCCACATCCCGAAAGGACAACTACGAGTAAAACGGTCATTACCGCAACCATTATTCTCTGGATAATCCTCACCCCCTCTTGAATTTCCGTTTATAAGGTAGCCGCTTTATTTAAATCGCTAATGCTCCTTTGCAGGTCTTCAAGTCTTTTATTCTGCACGGCAATAATACTGTTCAAGGAATTTATGACTTCGTCGTAATTCTTCTCCATCCTGGCCGTTTTTAAATCATATGTTTCCTTCTGAATTTCACCTATGGTGCCGGCCAAGGATTGTTTGTCTTGTGTGATAATGTCTAATGACTCCTTTAAAGATTTGATCTGTACAGAAGTCAGGTTATCCTTGCCTTTGACAAGTCCCTTCATGTGGCTCTTGGCCTCCTTATAGGCATCGCTTGCGTCCTTTTTCATGCTGAGGATTTCAGTGCGATTCGTGCGCACTTTTTCCTGTAAATGGGCAATCTCTGCAAGTTTTGCTCTATGATCGGCCGTAGCCAATGTGATGCTACTTTTGACAATAGGAAGTGTCGATCCTTGAGCGAATGCAATATTTCCAGTAAGTAATATTGCGGATAATAAAACTGCGGAAACAATTTTTCTCATATTATCTGCTCCTTACTTTTGATTCAGTTCAAGGTCGGCATCTTGAGCATCTTCAAGGTTATTTATGTTACTGAAAAGGGAATCTAATTCCTTGTTAACTTGGTTGAGTAGTTCTTCCTTATCACTACTGGACATAATATTTTCTGATTTGGCAACGATTTCTGCACCGGTTTTTGTCGACGAATCTTTAGCATTTGACGGCTGACCGGTAGCATTTCCGGCTTGCTGAGTAGTTTTTGTGCTTGGTTGATTAGATTTTGGTGCTATCGTTCCATTTCCGCATCCTGCAAGTAGCAGGGCTAAACTCATAATTGCTGTAAGAACAATTATCTTACGCATTGAATCCTCCTTTCATTTTGTTTACAGCAAGCCTATTTCGAATGCCTTGACTTGATTATAAAAGCTATCTGTAAAACAAAACTACCTTTATTGTGAACGGAATGTAAACATTATTGGGGAAGTTCGAAAATGATTTCAGTACCTGTCCCCAATTTACTGGTAACCCCTATTTCCCCCCCATGAAGTTCAATGAGACTTTTGGTTATATTTAACCCAAGGCCTGTCCCTCCGGGTAACGAACGGGATTTATCGACCCGATAAAATTTCTCGAAGATCAAGGGCAGCTCTTCGACAGAAATTCCTATCCCTGTATCTCTAATCCTAAATTCCGTTACGGAATGCTTAGGTCTTGACGTGACATTAATGCATATTTCTCCGCCCTGTCCAGTATATTTGACAGCATTATCGATAATATTGATCAGTATTTGTCTCAGCTTGTCACCGTCAGCATATACCATGAGAGTGTTATCACACTTCACAGAAATACTAATAGATTTTTCCTCCATTATAGTTCTCGTACTGTTTAATACAAAGTTAAGTATATCCTTAACTTTGAGTTTTTCTTTGAGTAACTTTAGGTTGCCCGACTGAATTTGGGCCAAATGAAGGATATCATTTGTCAGCCGGGTCAGGCGTATAGTTTCTTCTTTGATGATCGTTAGATACTTGTTGTAGTCTTCGGGTTTAACAAGACCGTCCATCATTCCACTAACAAAACCATGAATGGAGGTTAAAGGAGTTCTCATATCGTGGGAAACACTGGCGATGAACTCACTGCGCATCTTTTCGGTACTGTCCAACTGTTGTTTCATGGAGTTGAAAGATTTAGCGAGTTTTCCTATCTCGTCTGCACTATTAACAACCACTAAGTCATCAGAGCGTTCACCCGAGGCCAACCTGTCTGCGGCAATTTCCATTTGTTTGATAGGTTTAGATATCCTCAGAGAATTGAAATAGATGACGATAGCACTTAAAATAATCAGAACTAAGGCCATAATCCATATAAACAAGTTCAGTTTGGCTATGTTGCTACTAATCTGACTGATCGGTGAAACTAGAAGAATGGCTCCTGAAATACCGGAATTTGTTTTCCAGGGGATTCCAGAGAAGACTACATACATATCCAGCTTTTGTGAATATTGCTTTTTCCGGAAAACATTCTCGCCGCTCAAGATCTTTTGTAAATCACCGAATAAATTGCTTTCTTCAAGATCTCCACCTAATTGTAAACTTTTGGGATTTTCAATTGCTTTTTTATCAATTCTTATAACATAGATCGACGAATCAGAAATATAACCCAAGGAATCAAGCGATGTATTAAGTTCAGTTTGAGATATCTCGTTTCTTTCCCGCTTGTTAACCAGTTCAGTTACGTAGTACCCGGTTTTCTCTAGTTCCTTCTGCTTTTGTTCAAAAACATACCCACTGTAAGTCATACTGATGAAAAGTGATAGAACTGCAATAGCTGACATGATAATTAACAGATAAGTCACAAGAAGTTTTACAAAGATACTTTTAAACATCATCTTACCTCAAGTTTGTATCCTACACCCCGGAGTGTTTTTATACTCCATGATGTGCTGCGCTCGCCTAGTTTTTCCCGTAGTCTTTTAATATGGACATCTACAGTACGGGTATCCACCATAAAATCGTAGTTCCAAACCTTATCCAGTAACTGCTCCCTAGAAAAAACAATATTCTTGTTGTTCAAAAGAAAATGAAGGAGTTGAACCTCTCTAGGCTTTAAGTCAATAAGGCTATCTCCCTGCCATACTTCATATTTGGATATGT
The sequence above is a segment of the Desulfosporosinus sp. Sb-LF genome. Coding sequences within it:
- a CDS encoding PIN/TRAM domain-containing protein encodes the protein MIRNLIRGIITLLMGALGFYLNYLFLRLNLLQSLGWNLSPIWSYATMIALFALIGFLVAPISIRSFLTLMRWLDSRLTGVPTHDLMSGAVGGIIGLIISSLFSNSFISIPFLGPLLAVLLSLFLGYLGLTIGMKRKEDVLGFLNFLPKFRDRGDKADKADKQKEGKVSRSPEPVNYKILDTSVIIDGRIADIVKTGFVEGVLLIPSFVLEELRHIADSSDLLKRNRGRRGLDILNQISKETAIKVHIHEQDFEDVNEVDSKLVRLGQVLGSPLLTNDYNLNKVAELQGVKVLNINELANALKPIVLPGEEMLVQVMKDGKEPGQGVAYLDDGTMIVVDTGRRYMGQHVTVLVTSVLQTAAGRMIFAKPKIPLEKKSMGLRPSDEVNAIG
- a CDS encoding CarD family transcriptional regulator, translating into MFKVGDKVVYPMHGAGIIESIEDREVLGEISQYYVMHLPVGNMKLFIPLNNVENLGLRQVISPTMVKDVLEVLRTKDTAATLAWNRRYRANLEKIKSGNIFEVANVVRSLAQRDNEKGLSTGEKKMYENACQILISELVLTEGSEEEAVRQWLSKALVLA
- a CDS encoding DUF1573 domain-containing protein, whose amino-acid sequence is MEQLTDQFQSTVKSLLIRHQSILDILSKGQETSARVNRAVVKSVTSCGCHSVNAHKKTLPPDASLADLKDLLDSQLEGSVCDNCRDIIEAELGKQLFYIAALSNALEISLSDVFYQEYKKLQTLTIFNLT
- a CDS encoding GGDEF domain-containing protein, yielding MNDTYGHSIGDEVLIKLSNTMSAHAEKTHMIARLGGDEFAVLLSESTMESATRIAEAIRTGLHIFINYRGVLLDIRFYYLHRRQYSKEWDRPSPFGV
- a CDS encoding EAL domain-containing protein, encoding MDKTNKTVGFKFALDDFGVGFSSFSYLSDLPVDYLKIDGSFVRNLDKDPTQRALIQAIIAVAHVLGKQTIAEFVKIRLLQELKVDCCQGYYIGKPKFLE
- a CDS encoding methyl-accepting chemotaxis protein is translated as MRLTVRKKLTFGFGIVLLLLVIVAGGNMNMQKKISGMTTTSVQIMGNKALAENIKYSIANTNATGAYYLQSKTQQEADVYLKNKNQAVTETTNLVNELRQKTEGSKGVAFLDAVLKDYSIYVNDTTQAYQAFQASTRVDTDGKTLVKDEQGVKKAQQLYYAATTEPAINNATSYLAWLQVTMEENQKQLSNLQTQNDTITTILTFIGLVLGSLIAFFISKNMLKSLTLLREATAKIAKGNLSEEMIVNSKDEYGEVAEDFNKMTLDLHRLVKEVVDTASTLGATGEELLAVAEEATSSSEQVSNTLGQLAAGATDQAVSVGDTSRIIEQLSINAQRVAANAENVSQSSAKAAQAAEVGALQSEHAVQKIEQIREGASQSALVISQLGDQSAQIGQIVDVIKGIADQTNLLALNAAIEAARAGEHGKGFAVVADEVRKLAEQSSSSATQIATLIGNIQRDTDRAVVGMEGAKAEVAAGVEAVTLAGQSFHTIVVEVNTVVEQIRQVTAAAQEMANGTVQAVKSIESIGVIAEQTAASTEEVSAASQEQAATMISVSHSADALARLGESLTNAVAKFKV
- a CDS encoding pentapeptide repeat-containing protein, coding for MSENHEYLVPFSDKSRSNLRAGCENCFGLCCVALYFSASEGFPLDKDAGQPCLNLQPDFRCCVHKSLSERGLKGCIAFDCFGAGQKVSQVCFCGYDWRKVPESGKQMFEVFLIMRQLHELLWYLTEALTLQPAHSIHGALSSMLDETECLTHLSPGSLMELDVAVHRADVNTLLLKTSELVRAEARRGYKTYSGRQKTFGRGADLIAADLRRNDLRGANLRGAYLIAADLRGTDLSGADFIGADFRDADLRGADLTKGIFLTQAQLNAAKGDTSTKLPSSLTRPLHWGLSKNQANE
- a CDS encoding aldo/keto reductase yields the protein MLYRRFGKTNEMVSSLGFGCMRLPILPGGDSTKIDEELAMKLVHHAIDEGVNYIDTAYPYHGKGMEKGGQSELFVAKALKNGYREKVKIATKLPSWLIKTREDMDRYLNEQLERLETDFIDFYLVHSINSRVWSTLKEIGIVEFLDQAIKDGRIGHAGFSFHDKIDLFKEVVDYYDWSFCQIQYNYLDEKFQAGKEGLDYAAQKGLGISIMEPIRGGKLAGNLPEDVQNAFEQADVKRTPVDWALRWVWNHSEVSVVLSGMNTMDQVTENLKSANEAEANSLSAKDVDVIEQVKAIFKEKIKVNCTACGYCMPCPMGVNIPSCFAMYNNHHMFGKEEAYNVWLTPQQKASNCEECGKCETHCPQGIQIPQELKNVKAVLESV
- a CDS encoding HAMP domain-containing sensor histidine kinase; this encodes MMFKSIFVKLLVTYLLIIMSAIAVLSLFISMTYSGYVFEQKQKELEKTGYYVTELVNKRERNEISQTELNTSLDSLGYISDSSIYVIRIDKKAIENPKSLQLGGDLEESNLFGDLQKILSGENVFRKKQYSQKLDMYVVFSGIPWKTNSGISGAILLVSPISQISSNIAKLNLFIWIMALVLIILSAIVIYFNSLRISKPIKQMEIAADRLASGERSDDLVVVNSADEIGKLAKSFNSMKQQLDSTEKMRSEFIASVSHDMRTPLTSIHGFVSGMMDGLVKPEDYNKYLTIIKEETIRLTRLTNDILHLAQIQSGNLKLLKEKLKVKDILNFVLNSTRTIMEEKSISISVKCDNTLMVYADGDKLRQILINIIDNAVKYTGQGGEICINVTSRPKHSVTEFRIRDTGIGISVEELPLIFEKFYRVDKSRSLPGGTGLGLNITKSLIELHGGEIGVTSKLGTGTEIIFELPQ